A single Streptomyces sp. Edi2 DNA region contains:
- a CDS encoding acetate kinase — MTATGTRVLVLNSGSSSVKYQLLDMHDTQSEGGSAAGRLAVGLVERIGEETSRLTHTPLATGGDKRETEGPIADHEAALKAVAAELSADGLGLDSPQLAAIGHRVVHGGLKFTEPTLIDDAVLQEIERLVPVAPLHNPANITGIRTARALRPDLPQVAVFDTAFHTTMPEYTARYAIDVETADAHRIRRYGFHGTSHAYVSRKTAALLGKDPSEVNVIVLHLGNGASASAVAGGRCVDTSMGLTPLEGLVMGTRSGDIDPAVTFHLKRVAGMSADEIDTLLNKKSGLIGLCGDNDMREIRRRIDEGDERAALAFDIYIHRLKKYIGAYSAVLGRVDAVAFTAGVGENAAPVREAAVAGLEEMGMAVDASLNAVRSDEPRLISPEYARVAVAVVPTDEELEIAQQTYALVSA, encoded by the coding sequence ATGACTGCCACCGGCACCCGCGTCCTCGTCCTCAATTCCGGCTCCTCGTCGGTGAAGTACCAGCTGCTCGACATGCACGACACGCAGTCGGAGGGCGGCTCCGCCGCGGGCCGGCTCGCCGTCGGCCTGGTCGAGCGGATCGGTGAAGAGACCTCGCGCCTGACCCACACCCCGCTGGCCACCGGGGGCGACAAGCGCGAGACCGAAGGCCCGATCGCCGATCACGAGGCCGCACTGAAGGCCGTCGCCGCGGAACTGTCCGCCGACGGCCTCGGCCTCGACTCCCCGCAGCTGGCCGCGATCGGGCACCGGGTGGTGCACGGCGGGCTGAAGTTCACCGAGCCGACCCTGATCGACGACGCGGTGCTCCAGGAGATCGAGCGGCTGGTGCCGGTCGCCCCGCTGCACAACCCGGCCAACATCACCGGCATCCGCACCGCCCGCGCGCTGCGCCCCGACCTGCCGCAGGTCGCGGTCTTCGACACCGCCTTCCACACCACGATGCCGGAGTACACGGCCCGCTACGCCATCGACGTGGAGACCGCCGATGCGCACCGCATCCGCCGCTACGGCTTCCACGGCACCTCGCACGCCTATGTCTCCCGCAAGACCGCGGCACTGCTGGGCAAGGACCCCTCCGAGGTCAATGTCATCGTGCTCCACCTGGGCAACGGCGCCTCCGCCTCGGCGGTGGCCGGCGGCCGCTGTGTGGACACCTCGATGGGCCTGACCCCGCTGGAGGGCCTGGTCATGGGCACCCGCTCCGGCGACATCGACCCGGCGGTCACCTTCCACCTCAAGCGGGTGGCGGGGATGTCGGCGGACGAGATCGACACCCTGCTCAACAAGAAGAGCGGACTGATCGGGCTCTGCGGCGACAACGACATGCGGGAGATCCGGCGCCGGATCGACGAGGGCGACGAGCGGGCCGCGCTCGCCTTCGACATCTACATCCACCGGCTGAAGAAGTACATCGGCGCCTACAGCGCGGTGCTCGGCCGGGTCGACGCGGTGGCGTTCACCGCGGGCGTCGGGGAGAACGCCGCCCCGGTACGCGAGGCCGCCGTCGCGGGCCTGGAGGAGATGGGGATGGCCGTGGACGCCTCGCTCAACGCCGTACGGTCCGACGAGCCCCGGCTGATCTCGCCGGAGTACGCCCGGGTTGCGGTCGCCGTGGTACCCACGGACGAGGAGCTGGAGATCGCCCAGCAGACATACGCCCTGGTCAGCGCCTAG
- a CDS encoding ATP-dependent 6-phosphofructokinase — translation MRIGVLTAGGDCPGLNAVIRSVVHRALTGHGDEVIGFEDGFKGLLEGRYRKLDLEAVSGILARGGTILGSSRLERNRLREACEMSKDLSKDYGIDVLIPIGGEGTLTAARMLADAGMPVVGVPKTIDNDISSTDRTFGFDTAVGVATEAIDRLKTTAESHQRVMVVEVMGRHAGWIALESGMAGGAHGICLPERPFDVNDLVTMVEERFARGKKFAVVCVAEGAHPAEETMDYKKGAIDQFGHERFTGIGNHLAVELEKRLGKEARPVILGHVQRGGTPTAYDRVLATRFGWHAVEAAHRGDFGRMTALRGTDITMVPLHEAVTELKTVPEWRMDEAESVF, via the coding sequence ATGCGTATCGGAGTCCTCACCGCAGGCGGCGACTGCCCTGGTCTGAACGCTGTGATCCGGTCTGTTGTCCACCGTGCCCTCACCGGACACGGTGACGAGGTCATCGGTTTCGAGGACGGTTTCAAGGGACTGCTCGAAGGCCGCTACCGCAAGCTCGACCTCGAGGCGGTCAGCGGCATCCTGGCCCGTGGTGGCACCATCCTCGGCTCGTCCCGGCTGGAGCGCAACCGGCTCCGCGAGGCCTGCGAGATGTCCAAGGACCTCTCCAAGGACTACGGCATCGACGTCCTGATCCCGATCGGCGGCGAGGGCACCCTCACCGCCGCCCGGATGCTCGCGGACGCCGGGATGCCGGTCGTGGGCGTCCCCAAGACCATCGACAACGACATCTCCTCCACCGACCGCACCTTCGGCTTCGACACCGCCGTCGGCGTCGCGACGGAGGCGATCGACCGCCTCAAGACCACCGCGGAGTCGCACCAGCGCGTCATGGTCGTCGAGGTGATGGGACGGCACGCCGGCTGGATCGCGCTGGAGTCCGGGATGGCCGGCGGCGCCCACGGCATCTGCCTGCCGGAGCGTCCCTTCGATGTGAACGACCTGGTCACGATGGTCGAGGAGCGGTTCGCCCGGGGCAAGAAGTTCGCGGTCGTCTGTGTCGCCGAGGGTGCCCACCCGGCCGAGGAGACCATGGACTACAAGAAGGGCGCGATCGACCAGTTCGGCCATGAGCGCTTCACCGGCATCGGCAACCACCTCGCCGTCGAACTGGAAAAGCGCCTCGGCAAGGAGGCCCGCCCGGTCATCCTCGGCCACGTCCAGCGCGGCGGCACCCCCACCGCGTACGACCGGGTGCTCGCCACCCGCTTCGGCTGGCACGCCGTCGAGGCCGCGCACCGCGGCGACTTCGGCCGGATGACCGCGCTGCGCGGCACCGACATCACGATGGTGCCGCTGCACGAGGCGGTCACCGAACTCAAGACGGTGCCCGAGTGGCGGATGGACGAGGCCGAGTCGGTCTTCTGA
- the pta gene encoding phosphate acetyltransferase codes for MTRSVYVTGIDRGDGRQVVELGVMELLTRHVDRVGVFRPLTHGDGPDRLFDLLRSRYRLTQSPDTVYGLSYDEASALQAERGTDELVSRLVDRFHAVARDYEYVLVLGSDFAATSLPAELNLNARLANEFGAAVLAVVGGQGQEAESVRAEARNAYGAYHSLGCDVVAVVVNRVAPEHRAAVADRLSARLPVPCYALPEDGSLSAPTVGQIVHTLGAEVLLGDDSGLARDARDFVFGGAMLPTFLKALTPGALVVTPGDRADLVIGSLAAHSAGAPPIAGVLLTLDERPGPDIMALAARLAPGTPVVSVPGGSFPTAGELFAIEGKLNAASPRKAETALGLFERHVDTVELTNRISVARSGRVTPMMFEHELIERSRSGRRRVVLPEGSEERVLRAADVLLRRDVCDLTLLGEEEAIRKRAADLAIDLADAQIIDPQTSELRERFAERYAALRAHKGVSIELAFDVVADVSYFGTLMVQEGLADGMVSGAVHSTAATIRPAFEIIKTRPGAQIVSSVFFMCLADRVLVYGDCAVNPDPDAEQLADIAIQSATTAAQFGVEPRIAMLSYSTGTSGSGADVDKVRKATEIVRELRPDLLVEGPIQYDAAVDAAVAQTKLPDSDVAGKATVLIFPDLNTGNNTYKAVQRSAGAVAVGPVLQGLRKPVNDLSRGALVQDIVNTVAITAIQAQGARPGAGPAA; via the coding sequence GTGACGCGGAGCGTGTACGTAACCGGTATCGACCGCGGCGACGGCCGCCAGGTCGTCGAGCTGGGGGTCATGGAGCTGCTGACCCGCCATGTCGACCGGGTGGGGGTCTTCCGCCCGCTGACCCACGGCGACGGGCCCGACCGATTGTTCGACCTGCTGCGGTCCCGCTACCGGCTCACCCAGTCCCCCGACACCGTGTACGGCCTCAGCTACGACGAGGCGTCCGCCCTCCAGGCCGAACGCGGCACCGACGAGCTGGTCTCCCGGCTCGTCGACCGCTTTCATGCCGTGGCCAGGGACTACGAGTACGTCCTGGTCCTCGGCTCGGACTTCGCCGCCACCAGCCTCCCGGCCGAGCTGAACCTCAACGCACGGCTCGCCAATGAATTCGGCGCCGCCGTGCTGGCCGTCGTGGGCGGCCAGGGCCAGGAGGCGGAGTCCGTACGCGCCGAGGCCCGCAACGCTTACGGCGCCTACCACTCGCTGGGCTGCGATGTCGTGGCCGTGGTCGTCAACCGGGTGGCCCCCGAGCACCGCGCGGCGGTCGCCGACCGGCTCTCCGCCCGGCTCCCCGTGCCCTGCTACGCGCTCCCCGAGGACGGCTCGCTCTCCGCGCCGACCGTCGGCCAGATCGTGCACACCCTCGGTGCCGAGGTGCTGCTCGGCGACGACTCGGGCCTGGCCAGGGACGCCAGGGACTTCGTCTTCGGCGGCGCCATGCTGCCGACCTTCCTCAAGGCGCTGACCCCCGGCGCTCTCGTGGTGACCCCCGGAGACCGGGCGGACCTGGTCATCGGCTCGCTCGCCGCGCACAGCGCCGGTGCCCCGCCGATCGCCGGGGTGCTGCTCACCCTGGACGAGCGGCCCGGCCCCGACATCATGGCGCTGGCGGCCCGGCTCGCCCCCGGCACCCCGGTGGTCTCCGTCCCCGGCGGCTCCTTCCCGACCGCGGGCGAGCTGTTCGCGATCGAGGGCAAGCTGAACGCCGCCTCGCCGCGCAAGGCGGAGACCGCGCTCGGCCTGTTCGAGCGGCATGTGGACACCGTGGAGCTGACGAACCGCATCTCCGTCGCCCGCTCCGGCCGGGTCACGCCGATGATGTTCGAGCACGAGCTGATCGAGCGCTCCCGCTCCGGCCGCCGCCGGGTGGTCCTTCCGGAGGGCAGCGAGGAGCGGGTGCTGCGGGCCGCCGATGTGCTGCTGCGCCGCGATGTCTGCGATCTGACGCTGCTGGGCGAGGAGGAGGCGATCCGCAAGCGCGCCGCCGACCTCGCCATCGACCTGGCGGACGCCCAGATCATCGATCCGCAGACCTCCGAGCTGCGCGAGCGGTTCGCCGAGCGCTACGCCGCGCTGCGCGCCCACAAGGGCGTCAGCATCGAGCTGGCCTTCGACGTGGTCGCGGACGTCTCCTACTTCGGCACCCTGATGGTCCAGGAGGGTCTTGCCGACGGCATGGTCTCCGGCGCGGTGCACTCCACCGCCGCCACCATCCGGCCCGCCTTCGAGATCATCAAGACCCGGCCGGGCGCCCAGATCGTGTCCTCGGTGTTCTTCATGTGCCTGGCCGACCGGGTCCTGGTCTACGGCGACTGTGCGGTCAACCCGGATCCCGACGCCGAACAGCTGGCGGACATCGCCATCCAGTCGGCCACCACCGCCGCTCAGTTCGGCGTCGAGCCGCGGATCGCGATGCTGTCGTACTCCACCGGCACCTCCGGTTCCGGCGCGGACGTCGACAAGGTCCGCAAGGCCACCGAGATCGTCCGCGAGCTGCGCCCCGATCTGCTGGTCGAGGGCCCGATCCAGTACGACGCGGCGGTGGACGCGGCGGTCGCGCAGACCAAGCTCCCCGACTCCGACGTGGCCGGCAAGGCCACCGTGCTGATCTTCCCGGACCTCAACACCGGCAACAACACCTACAAGGCCGTGCAGCGCTCGGCCGGTGCGGTCGCCGTCGGTCCGGTCCTGCAGGGGCTGCGCAAGCCGGTCAACGACCTCTCGCGCGGCGCCCTGGTCCAGGACATCGTGAACACCGTGGCCATCACCGCCATCCAGGCACAGGGCGCCCGTCCCGGCGCCGGCCCCGCCGCCTGA
- a CDS encoding helix-turn-helix transcriptional regulator yields MPVHTQGGEPRRPPFDAEAARRLREALGMTPAHVAYGIRAAFGIPVAPATVASWERGESAPTEAELTALAGALWCAPGELLGAPGTLCEHRLTLGLAAADLALRIGMDRAAYERLEAGGGWSGSDRQAAALAEALALPLPALIRFTGRDGRLTELLTSAVTTRWQAYVRPVGKVVPLPGPQLRAVLQELHSAYQSTMTATLNWGGSAGAEESGRAGRAFLDGILAEFWARAGEPRP; encoded by the coding sequence GTGCCGGTGCATACGCAAGGCGGGGAGCCCCGCAGACCCCCTTTCGACGCCGAGGCCGCCCGCCGGCTGCGCGAGGCCCTGGGGATGACCCCGGCCCATGTCGCCTACGGAATCCGGGCCGCCTTCGGCATACCGGTGGCGCCGGCGACGGTGGCGTCCTGGGAAAGGGGCGAGAGCGCGCCCACGGAGGCCGAACTGACCGCGCTGGCCGGTGCCCTGTGGTGCGCGCCGGGCGAACTGCTCGGCGCACCGGGCACCCTGTGCGAACACCGCCTGACGCTCGGCCTCGCGGCGGCGGACCTCGCGCTGCGCATCGGCATGGACCGGGCCGCGTACGAGCGCCTGGAGGCCGGCGGGGGGTGGAGCGGCAGCGACCGGCAGGCCGCGGCGCTCGCCGAGGCGCTGGCCCTGCCGCTGCCCGCGCTGATCCGCTTCACCGGCCGGGACGGACGGCTGACCGAGCTGCTGACCAGCGCCGTCACCACCCGCTGGCAGGCCTACGTCCGGCCGGTCGGCAAGGTCGTACCGCTGCCCGGGCCGCAACTCCGCGCCGTCCTGCAGGAGCTGCACAGCGCCTATCAGTCGACCATGACCGCTACGCTCAACTGGGGCGGCTCGGCCGGCGCCGAGGAATCCGGCAGGGCGGGACGTGCCTTTCTCGACGGCATCCTGGCGGAATTCTGGGCCCGGGCCGGCGAGCCGCGGCCCTGA
- a CDS encoding DUF6230 family protein, which translates to MESLARGGTRWKRFAVVMVPSVAATAAIGVALSQGALAASFSVSGQQFKVATDRLDGTGFVQYGAIDAQKGGKQVPVAVSGFSNAKIKNLCQSVVVPVPVFGDVSMKLSAGGGDTPVEAKNLYIDLDQLSADATFNNIDIGVAAGSTTKGPGMHKGDKADPGSFAQQADSATLTHVRQRAWATTAGTFKLSGLKMSVAKGKSECY; encoded by the coding sequence ATGGAGTCCCTGGCTCGTGGCGGGACCAGATGGAAGCGGTTCGCCGTCGTCATGGTGCCGAGCGTCGCGGCGACCGCCGCGATCGGTGTCGCCCTCTCGCAGGGTGCGCTCGCGGCATCGTTCAGCGTGTCCGGTCAGCAGTTCAAGGTCGCTACCGACCGGCTGGACGGCACCGGATTTGTTCAGTACGGAGCCATTGACGCCCAGAAGGGCGGCAAGCAGGTCCCGGTGGCGGTCTCGGGGTTCTCGAACGCCAAGATCAAGAACCTGTGCCAGTCGGTAGTCGTGCCGGTGCCGGTCTTCGGCGATGTGTCGATGAAGCTGTCGGCCGGTGGCGGTGACACGCCCGTCGAGGCGAAGAACCTCTACATCGACCTCGACCAGCTGTCCGCGGACGCGACCTTCAACAACATCGACATCGGTGTTGCTGCGGGCTCGACGACCAAGGGCCCGGGGATGCACAAGGGCGACAAGGCCGACCCCGGCTCGTTCGCCCAGCAGGCCGACTCGGCCACGCTGACCCACGTCAGGCAGCGGGCATGGGCCACGACGGCCGGAACGTTCAAGCTCAGCGGCCTGAAGATGAGCGTCGCCAAGGGCAAGAGCGAGTGCTACTGA
- a CDS encoding ABC transporter permease, producing MLRTALRNVLAHKARLMMTALAVLLGVAFVAGTLIFSDTVGSAVQKASEKNLDGVAVSVQAKDPAPSSGPAKDDKRSTLVDEKLADKVRALPGVRSVRSNVNGTATVAGPDNVPLGNDWQNLATNFQPDKDGYDARYPLMQGRGPTADDEIALDEATAKASGRKIGDSVRLATDGPVLTKRLVGIVTTEDPQVTAGGSLTLFDTATAQKLFLHPGQFDELVIGAAPGADQQALTAKIREVLPKDRATATSGTELAAEQSRRVANQNNALSQTLLTFAGIALFVGVFIIANTFTMLISQRSREIALMRAIGASRRQVVRSVLAEAALLGLISSAVGFALGIGLAVGLQAVLAANGAGFPDGPIVISPAAVLSALGVGVVVTVLAAWLPSRKAAKIAPVEALNTVEAPPALRSLVLRNSLGTVIGGLGVATMCYVSTLKKADDLPIAMVGAMLTLTGVIILAPMLSRPLVSLAGVVTTRLFGISGKLAKENTLRNPRRTAATASALMIGLTLITGMTVVGNSAGQAMDKMTAQGLKADYKIGTVTFTGLDPKLSQKVADLPGVEAAASLRDSGFETPNATMGLMGTDLSAIGKVAQLDFISGSLKGAGGNDIAVSQEMAKMKGWHTGDTLDATFFDKKKAKLKIVGIYADNELLGDSIGAASLAAPHQFQPKAQSLLVKAQNGPSEALEKQIRHTLGDSPLLKVQDHADLRTENAGNIEMVLNVSYGLLGMAVIIAVVGVVNTLAMSVFERTREIGMLRAIGLARSGIKQMVRLESVVIALFGAGLGIAVGVFCSWAAGNLVSQGLPTYELLLPWGRLALFVLIAVAVGILAALWPARRAARLNMLEAIGAQ from the coding sequence ATGCTGCGAACCGCCCTGCGCAACGTGCTTGCGCACAAAGCCCGATTGATGATGACCGCACTCGCGGTCCTGCTCGGCGTCGCCTTCGTCGCCGGCACCCTCATCTTCAGTGACACCGTCGGCTCGGCCGTCCAGAAGGCGTCCGAGAAGAACCTCGACGGGGTGGCCGTCTCCGTCCAGGCCAAGGACCCCGCCCCCTCCTCAGGCCCCGCCAAGGACGACAAGCGGAGCACCCTTGTCGACGAGAAGCTGGCGGACAAGGTCCGCGCACTGCCCGGCGTGCGGTCCGTGCGCAGCAATGTCAACGGCACGGCCACCGTCGCCGGCCCGGACAACGTGCCGCTCGGCAACGACTGGCAGAACCTCGCCACCAACTTCCAGCCGGACAAGGACGGCTACGACGCCCGCTACCCGCTGATGCAGGGCCGCGGACCGACCGCCGACGACGAGATCGCGCTGGACGAGGCGACCGCGAAGGCGTCCGGCCGCAAGATCGGTGACTCCGTGCGGCTCGCCACCGACGGCCCGGTGCTGACGAAGCGGCTGGTCGGCATCGTCACCACCGAGGACCCGCAGGTGACCGCGGGCGGCAGCCTGACGCTCTTCGACACCGCCACCGCGCAGAAGCTGTTCCTGCACCCCGGCCAGTTCGACGAGCTGGTGATCGGTGCCGCGCCCGGCGCCGATCAGCAGGCACTGACCGCCAAGATCCGCGAGGTGCTGCCCAAGGACCGTGCCACGGCGACCAGCGGCACCGAGCTCGCCGCCGAGCAGTCCAGGAGGGTCGCCAACCAGAACAATGCCCTGAGCCAGACGCTGCTGACCTTCGCCGGGATCGCGCTGTTCGTCGGCGTCTTCATCATCGCCAACACCTTCACCATGCTGATCTCCCAGCGCAGCCGGGAGATCGCCCTGATGCGTGCGATCGGCGCCTCCCGCCGTCAGGTCGTGCGCTCGGTACTCGCGGAGGCGGCCCTGCTGGGCCTGATCTCCTCTGCCGTCGGATTCGCGCTGGGCATCGGCCTCGCCGTGGGTCTGCAGGCGGTGCTCGCAGCGAATGGCGCGGGTTTCCCGGACGGACCGATCGTCATCAGCCCGGCCGCGGTGCTCTCCGCGCTCGGTGTGGGCGTCGTGGTCACCGTACTGGCCGCCTGGCTGCCGTCCCGCAAGGCGGCGAAGATCGCGCCGGTGGAGGCGCTCAACACCGTCGAGGCGCCGCCGGCGCTGCGCAGCCTGGTGCTCCGCAACTCCCTCGGCACGGTCATCGGCGGCCTCGGCGTCGCGACCATGTGCTACGTCTCCACGCTGAAGAAGGCCGACGACCTGCCGATCGCGATGGTGGGCGCCATGCTGACGCTGACCGGCGTCATCATCCTCGCGCCGATGCTGTCCCGGCCGCTGGTCTCGCTGGCGGGCGTCGTCACCACCCGGCTCTTCGGCATCAGCGGCAAGCTGGCCAAGGAGAACACGCTGCGCAACCCCCGCCGTACGGCGGCGACCGCCTCGGCGCTGATGATCGGCCTCACCCTGATCACCGGCATGACGGTCGTCGGAAACTCGGCCGGCCAGGCCATGGACAAGATGACGGCCCAGGGGCTGAAGGCCGACTACAAGATCGGGACCGTGACGTTCACCGGTCTGGACCCCAAGCTGTCGCAGAAGGTGGCGGACCTCCCGGGCGTCGAGGCGGCGGCTTCGCTGCGCGATTCGGGCTTCGAGACCCCTAATGCCACCATGGGCCTGATGGGCACCGACCTCAGCGCGATCGGCAAGGTCGCCCAACTGGACTTCATCAGCGGTTCGTTGAAGGGCGCCGGAGGCAACGACATCGCGGTCTCCCAGGAGATGGCCAAGATGAAGGGCTGGCACACCGGCGACACCCTGGACGCCACCTTCTTCGACAAGAAGAAGGCGAAGCTCAAGATCGTCGGAATCTACGCGGACAACGAGCTGCTCGGCGACTCGATCGGAGCCGCCTCGCTGGCGGCGCCGCACCAGTTCCAGCCGAAGGCCCAGTCGCTGCTGGTGAAGGCCCAGAACGGCCCCTCGGAGGCGCTGGAGAAGCAGATCCGGCACACCCTCGGTGACAGCCCGCTGCTGAAGGTCCAGGACCACGCCGACCTGCGCACGGAGAACGCCGGGAACATCGAGATGGTGCTCAACGTCTCCTACGGGCTGCTGGGCATGGCCGTCATCATCGCGGTGGTGGGCGTCGTCAACACCCTCGCCATGTCGGTCTTCGAGCGGACCCGCGAGATCGGGATGCTGCGGGCGATCGGCCTGGCCCGCAGCGGTATCAAGCAGATGGTCCGGCTGGAGTCGGTGGTCATCGCGCTGTTCGGCGCGGGCCTGGGCATCGCGGTGGGCGTCTTCTGCTCCTGGGCCGCCGGCAACCTGGTCAGCCAGGGCCTGCCCACCTACGAGCTGCTGCTGCCCTGGGGCCGGCTCGCGCTGTTCGTCCTGATCGCGGTGGCCGTGGGCATCCTGGCCGCGCTGTGGCCGGCCCGCCGCGCGGCCCGGCTGAACATGCTGGAGGCCATCGGCGCCCAGTGA
- a CDS encoding ABC transporter ATP-binding protein: MSHPAAFPAPTRADAAVAARATDLSKVYGQGETRVVALDSVSVDFGKARFTAIMGPSGSGKSTLMHCMAGLDTISSGSARIGDVELSSLNDKQLTRLRRDKIGFIFQAFNLLPTLTAQENITLPMDIAGRKPDREWVSRVIETVGLSGRLSHRPAQLSGGQQQRVAVARALAAQPEIIFADEPTGNLDSRSGAEVLGFLRESVRAMQQTVVMVTHDPVAAGYADRVVFLADGRIVEELHEPTADTVLDRMRLFETKGRTS, translated from the coding sequence GTGTCCCACCCGGCCGCCTTTCCCGCCCCCACTCGCGCCGACGCTGCCGTCGCCGCCCGTGCCACGGACCTCAGCAAGGTCTACGGCCAGGGGGAGACCCGTGTGGTCGCGCTGGACTCCGTCTCGGTCGACTTCGGCAAGGCCAGGTTCACCGCGATCATGGGTCCGTCCGGCTCCGGCAAGTCGACGCTGATGCACTGCATGGCCGGACTGGACACGATCTCGTCCGGCTCGGCCCGGATCGGCGACGTGGAGCTGTCCTCGCTGAACGACAAGCAGCTGACGCGGCTGCGCCGCGACAAGATCGGCTTCATCTTCCAGGCGTTCAACCTGCTGCCGACGCTGACCGCGCAGGAGAACATCACGCTGCCCATGGACATCGCGGGCCGTAAGCCGGACCGGGAGTGGGTCAGCCGTGTCATCGAGACGGTCGGCCTGTCCGGGCGGCTGTCGCACCGGCCGGCCCAGCTCTCCGGCGGCCAGCAGCAGCGGGTCGCGGTCGCCCGGGCACTGGCCGCCCAGCCGGAGATCATCTTCGCGGACGAGCCGACCGGCAACCTCGACTCCCGCTCGGGCGCCGAAGTGCTGGGCTTCCTGCGGGAGTCGGTGCGGGCGATGCAGCAGACGGTCGTGATGGTCACTCATGACCCGGTCGCCGCCGGCTATGCGGACCGGGTGGTCTTCCTCGCCGACGGTCGCATCGTCGAGGAGCTGCACGAGCCGACCGCGGACACCGTCCTGGACCGGATGCGGCTCTTCGAAACCAAGGGACGTACGAGCTGA
- a CDS encoding DUF6114 domain-containing protein: MSADTRPRLIETIGRKRLSFREWRAHRPFWGGMLTLLAGIPIMYIPYANLTIGSLTVRMATTAGAGSLIIGVLLVVLGLTMWFQPASRVFAGVAAILLSLVSLVVSNFGAFLIGFLLGLIGGALGVSWAPGKDGRSGDDAGEPARKTVAGPVVATHPAPADGPGSVIGLDDLSGTSPTNGTNGRHRAG; encoded by the coding sequence ATGAGCGCCGACACGCGACCACGGCTGATCGAGACCATCGGCCGGAAGCGGCTTTCGTTCCGGGAGTGGCGCGCACACCGCCCGTTCTGGGGCGGCATGCTGACTCTGCTGGCCGGCATCCCGATCATGTACATCCCTTACGCGAATCTCACGATCGGTTCCCTGACCGTCCGCATGGCGACCACCGCCGGCGCCGGCTCGCTGATCATCGGCGTACTGCTGGTCGTGCTCGGCCTGACCATGTGGTTCCAGCCCGCTTCGCGCGTCTTTGCGGGTGTGGCGGCGATTCTGCTCTCCCTCGTCTCCCTGGTCGTCTCGAACTTCGGTGCCTTCCTGATCGGCTTCCTCCTGGGGCTGATCGGCGGTGCGCTGGGAGTCTCGTGGGCACCGGGCAAGGACGGGCGGAGCGGGGACGACGCCGGGGAGCCGGCCCGCAAGACGGTTGCCGGACCGGTGGTCGCTACGCACCCCGCGCCGGCCGACGGTCCCGGGTCGGTCATCGGACTGGACGACCTGTCAGGAACGAGCCCGACCAACGGAACGAACGGGAGGCACCGTGCCGGGTGA
- a CDS encoding tetratricopeptide repeat protein yields the protein MQPRNMSMSGVVDLAAVKSAGEAKQKAEQARAEAARTGQAPVSGARLVFDVDEAGFQQDVLQRSTEVPVVIDFWAEWCEPCKQLGPLLERLAGEYAGKFVLAKIDVDANQMLFQQFGVQGIPAVFAVVAGQPIPLFQGAAPESQIREVLDQLVQAAEQQFGIVGAPLDPQAAGEAEQEAAAPAPAGPYDALLEAANQALDSGDLGGAVQAYKNVLNDDPANPEAKLGLAQAELLRRVQDLDPQAVRKEAAENPADVQAQIRAADLDLVGGHVEDAFGRLVDAVKRSAGDDREAARLRLLELFEVIGAEDPRVTAARTALARVLF from the coding sequence ATGCAGCCACGCAATATGTCCATGAGTGGAGTCGTCGACCTCGCAGCGGTGAAGTCGGCGGGGGAAGCGAAGCAGAAGGCGGAGCAGGCACGTGCCGAGGCCGCCCGTACGGGCCAGGCACCCGTGAGCGGTGCCCGCCTGGTGTTCGACGTCGACGAGGCGGGGTTCCAGCAGGACGTCCTGCAGCGCTCGACCGAGGTCCCGGTCGTCATTGACTTCTGGGCCGAGTGGTGCGAGCCGTGCAAGCAGCTGGGTCCGCTGCTGGAGCGCCTCGCGGGGGAGTACGCCGGCAAGTTCGTGCTGGCCAAGATCGACGTCGATGCCAACCAGATGCTGTTCCAGCAGTTCGGGGTGCAGGGCATCCCGGCGGTCTTCGCGGTCGTCGCGGGACAGCCGATCCCGCTCTTCCAGGGCGCGGCCCCGGAGTCGCAGATCCGCGAGGTGCTCGACCAGCTGGTGCAGGCCGCCGAGCAGCAGTTCGGCATCGTGGGAGCGCCGCTCGACCCGCAGGCCGCGGGGGAGGCGGAGCAGGAGGCCGCGGCCCCGGCGCCGGCCGGTCCCTATGACGCACTGCTGGAGGCCGCGAACCAGGCGCTGGACTCCGGTGACCTGGGCGGTGCCGTCCAGGCGTACAAGAACGTGCTCAACGACGACCCGGCCAACCCGGAGGCCAAGCTCGGCCTGGCGCAGGCCGAACTCCTCCGCCGGGTGCAGGATCTCGACCCGCAGGCGGTGCGCAAGGAGGCCGCGGAGAATCCGGCCGATGTGCAGGCGCAGATCCGTGCCGCGGACCTGGACCTGGTCGGCGGTCATGTCGAGGACGCGTTCGGCCGGCTGGTCGACGCGGTGAAGCGGTCGGCGGGTGACGACCGGGAGGCCGCGCGACTGCGGCTGCTGGAGCTGTTCGAGGTCATCGGCGCGGAGGATCCGCGGGTGACGGCGGCGCGTACCGCGCTCGCCCGGGTGCTGTTCTGA